GCTTTAAGCTAGCCTCGCATGCTGCCCTTACATAGGCTGGATGTCCATGCACCTCTCTCTTTCCTTCTgctttcttttcatctcctaAAACAATACCAAATTTTGTTGCTAACACTACTCGTTCTCTCATCCCTCCCTTCAAAGCCTACATGGATACATAATTATCAGAAAAGTGGTAAAAGCTAAAAAGTTCTCAGTTGCCTATGCAATGCATTGAGTAAAAACTAAGTGTGTGATTTAGTAGTTAATGGAGTCGATGCTACGATGCTAACTTTGGAAAGTTCAGTTCAAATCTCAGCTGagaccaaaacaaaaaaaaaaaaaaaaaaaaaatgcaagatgATTTTTTTCCATGTCTAAGCTTTGGTGTGTAGAGTCTTGATACCTATGCCAGTGGGAGGTAGCAGGACCCATTGAAATAATCAAGGTACACGGAAGTTGATCTGAACACTACTATTATAAGAAAAAATCTATGCAGAGAACAGCGGAAAATACAACTTCATGACACTTTTGTTTCTGTGTACCTCGTATTAAGAAAAGAACAATCCAAAACAATGACTATTCgtggaaaaaagaaacaagtaAGCTCGAATACTAAAAGTAGAAATCACACACAAGGATACAGGTTTGAAGAATCATGAACAATACTTCTTCCTTAAGGTACAACCTTTGAGGCTTAAGCATCTGAAACTTAGCACATTGTCAGGTGAAAACATTAAATACCTCATATTCAGAGACCAACCAAAAACAGAAAAGTACAAGACTTTAAGCTCTGGGAACAATCATATTTTGCACAAGTAAAAAAGTATACCAGCTCCAACACCAGTACTTAGTACTCACATACCAACCCCACCAaccaaaaatggaaaagtaCAAGACTTTATGCTGTGAGAACAATCATAGTTTGTGTAAGTGGAATAAAATTATCCAGTCAAACACCAGCATTTAGTAGTAAGTAACTAAGTACACAATCACAAACCTCTTTACCAAAACACATAACCAAAAGGTACAAGAATTAAGGCATTAGGTACAACCATCCTACTATATAAACTCAAAGAATTAAATTCAcaaaacagagaaaaaaaaataatatgcacacaatcacatacataataccaaaaaccaaaaccaaaaaagtACAACAAATCAAGCATTACGTACAACCATCCTACTGCACAAACTTAAAGAATTAAATTcacaaaaatggaaaaaaaaaaaaaaaaaaagtaagtacACACAACCACACGCATACCTCTACCAAAAtccaaaaccaaaaccaaaaaggTACAACAATTAAAGCATTATGTACAATCATCCTACTGCATAAACTCAAACAACCAAATTCACATACATGAAAAAATAGCATTTGGGGGAAAAGGGGAAATTAAGAAGTTGAATAGAATAGTAAGTACACACACACCTACTCTACCAAAAGGTACAATAATTACAGCATTAAGTACAACCATCCTACTGCACAAACTCAAACAATTAAAttcacaaaaaatcaaaaaaaaaaaaaaaaattaagcatgTAATTaagaaattgagtagaatactTTGCCAATGAGGATTTCATTAGTGTGAGGCCCATAGACATCAGAAGTATCAAGAAATGTGACACCAGAGTTAATGGCATGGTGAATTAACTTGATCATATCAGGTTCAGGTTTGGGTGGCCCATAAAAAGCAGACATGCCCATACAACCAAGTCCTTGTACAGATACTTCAAGACCCTGTGAACCCAATTTCATTCTTGCCACTTTTATTCTTTCTGTAGCCATTGTTTTCATTCAAGCTTAAGGTTATTACTCTGCAAATATATGGACTGTGGCGGCTGGTCGGGTTAGGACAATGATTATGGATTGTGACAAGGCCTATGTTTTGGTACACACGTCACTAGAGATAATATAATTGGACCATAGACAATGTTAGCATTCAACTGCCATTaaacaaaatttcttttttttgggaaaatatgtattttaccttttcAACTTGTCGGAAaaatcatatacacatatatagtgATAATCTAGGTGGAGTAATGGACCATATGAGTTGCGTGAGCATTTTATTGACattacaatttttttgttttttgttttttggagaTAAATGTATATTAAAATTCTGAATTGTCTCGAAAAGTCACTTATGGATATCCCTTTATCTCCTTATCTTATTGGAAGCAAAAATCCAACGAAATTAGTGTTCtctcgtctcaatttatgtaatgATATTTGATTGGatacatttaaaaattaaaggagacttttgaaattttggtcTAGATAAGTTATAGATATTAGTGGGTCTATAAATTATCTTATTAACATTAAAGTTATTAACTAAATATAGTAATATATCATTCCTTTTAAACcgattaaaaaagaagaaagtcgCACAAATTAGGACAAAGGAAGTATCTCCTTGAGTGATGACATGGCATGAAAATAGAATCAGGCAtgagaagtaaaaaaaaaattgagttaaaACTAGTTGAAGTTCCACGTGTCTCATTTTGATTTCAATTAATCACATTTGATTTAGCATTTTTTCTACTTATAAAACTTGATAGACAAAGTGACCCGATACttgtacaaatataaattaACTATAACCGGTGCATCCGTTAAAGGAAGTAcaagtttggccaaacaccaCCTTCATTCCAAAAAATACTTCTCGAGTCTTGAGTCTGTCCAATTAATAAAAGATTGAATCATACATATTTCGTAAGGCAatggaaaaatatttatcaGTATTTCACTCCATAGGTAAAAGCCAACAAACAGAGATGagaattttattatttgaacCATCAGCAAGTGGCACAATAGTTTGAAACAGAAAAACTATGTTTTCTCAGGGCACAACACAAAAACGACTCAACTCAAAACAGAAGACACTAATTAGGCAATTGCATCATTTATTTAGCCTTCCATGCTGAAAGGGGTGGAGTTTCTGAATCTTTGTACCTATCACCCTGGACTACATTAGCTGAAGCAATGGATTCAAGTTCTTCCATGTCTTCTGATGTTAACTTTATGGACAAAGCTTCAATGTTCTGGTTCAAGTTTTCGATCTTAGTGGTGCCGGGGATGGGACACACGTCGTTTCCTTGGTGATGTACCCAGGCCAAGGCTAGTTGAGAAGGGCTGCATCCCTTCTTTGAAGCCATTTGACAAATCCGCTTGTACAACTTTCTATTGTGCTCAAGATTCTCGCCCTGGAACCACGGTAGATGCATTCAATTCAAATAAAGAAATGTCGACGGTATAATAATTTACTTTATGTACTTGACAGATTTTTTATACAATATAccccaaaacaaaaaataaatataagccAACCTTTTGGAAATCTTCATTTGACAAATCCTCAAGCAGCTCTGGACCTGATGACAAAAAGCCCCCTCCTAGTGGACTGTAAGCCACAATCCCAATACCGAGTTCTCTGGACAGTTAAAAGATAGGCGAAAATCAGGATCTCACATTGCTATAGAGCCAAATATGAAAAACTAACAGAGAGAATAAAAAACCTGCAAGTAGGGATAATTTCTTCCTCTACATCTCTTGAACATAGAGACCATTCTAATTGTACTGCTGTTATTGGATGAACTGCATGTGCTCTTCTAATTGTTGATGCTGATGCCTCGGATAGacctatatattttattttaccctCTTCAACCAGCTTCTTAAGTTCTCCAACCTAGTAAAAAAGGAATTTCAAAGGAATAAGAAATGCTGATCATTAACAATTTGAGCAAACATGTGAAAACATTAAACAGTATAAGGCACTCGACTTAATTGGTGTGCGGCTGAAAATGTAATATTCTATGCCGTAACTCTTAAAAGGCTAACCATGCTTTGTATCTGAGGTACCGCCTGCtcattttaaattctttaactGGTTCATCAAGCTCAGAGATGCAAACTAATAGTCGCAAAAGTCTAAAATAGAGTGCAGTTACATCTAATTTTTGTCTCAACTTCATGTTTGCTTTTTTCTGTCTCTAGATgatcatttcttcttttttttattcttttcacaACTGTGCTATCCGTGCTAGCTTGCGCCCACCACAACTAGTTCCAACGTGTACCTGCTTCCTTCCACAAGCAGAGGTCCCAGAtaactcttctttttttctttctatagaAAGCCAGGGAAATAGCGTTATTCATTTTGATAATGATATGGCAACATTTAACTCCAAACATATGAAGAGAGTGGATGTCAACCTAGATCACTTCCAAAAATGATGGCGCAAGTTGATCCAGCAATGGAGTCATAAGTGTTCGTAAAGTTCTGCTATTGTATTCAAGCAATTCAATTATGTTATTCTTAattagtagatttttttttttttttttttttttgaaaaaggtaaCAGGTTCTTAATCAGTAGATTagaaaacggaaaagggccaaatatactcttgtactatgagaaaaggtttaaatataccccttgttATACTATGGGGCCAAACATACCCCTCCTCTGTTAAGTTTGTTCAAGGTGGACATCTAGTCCTACGTGACACTgtcatttgatgaggtggatgccacctCAGTGCCCCTAACtcattttacccctcccctCTATTTGTTCTTTCACCACTAAAACTTCCTTTCTCTCCACCACGATTACCACCGCCCAAAAGACTTGATAAAAGCAGAAATCTATCACATGCCATAAAATGAACGAACAGTTGGGCACATGATTtctgcaaaaaataaaatgcaaATGACAACAATATTGTCCAACAAACACCACAGTCAAAAAGGGTTACTTAATAAGATGTTCATTTTTTAGGATGATTTCACATCGCAAGAGTCAATTATCTCCAGAATTGAATCATTGACCCTATTTTCCCCCTTTAAATGGAATGTTGGAATCAAATTAAAACCGTGTATCTCAGAAACCCATTAATAGGAAACAAACAATACTTATTAAATGATGATACAGATCAATCTTACAACACACAACCAGCTATAGTTATGAatgaaattgatttttgttatgatgaaaaaaaaaaaaaaaaaaaaaaatgaaccagTATTGTTAAGTTCTTTCTGCCACTTCATCACAAAATGCAAAGCATCAAAATTCCAAAGAGCTAAAAGCCGGCGACGAACCAAATCGTTGAAATGACATGAGAGTTGAACTTTTTCAATGACCACTAGAGGGGAGGCCATGGCGGCGGCAATGGTGGTGGAGGGGAAGAAAGTTTTAGTAgtgaaagaataaatagaggggaggggtaaaatgaGTTAGAGGCGCTaaggtggcatgccacctcatcaAATGACAGTGCCACGTAGGACTAGATGTCCACCTTGAACAAACTTAacggaggaggggtatatttgaaccagtAGTATAACGGCAGGGGATATTTGGCCCCatagtataacgaggggtatatttaaaccttttctcatagtacaggggtatatttgacccttttccgattAGAAAATGTTCATAACCTGCGATTTCCAGAGTAATATATGGAAAAAGAGAACGAACCGTTACTTCAATGGGCACATGTGTATCAATTCGGTGCTGGTAGTACAGGTCAATGCAGTCAACATCAAGTCGCTTTAAGCTAGCTTCGCATGCTGCCCTTACATAGGCTGGTTCTCCACGCACTTCTCTCTCTCCATCTTCAGAACTAATGCCAAATTTTGTTGCTAACTCAACTCGCTCTCTCATTCCTCCCTTCAGAGCCTGCATAAATACATGATTATCAGAACTTAGGTATACCATTTTTGCAGAAGgtaaaaggagaaagaaatttCAAAAGGCACAATCCACGTTGCCTGCAGTCCAATTCACGAACTTGTGTACCAACAAGCCTCTCCTACCCAAGTCAAAAAGGATAAAACCTAGAGGACCAACAGACTCTCAACCAACGCAAGATCCGAGAGTCATGCTCTAATCAATTTGATCACCATTTGAAGAAAAACAGAAGTTATATAGCGACCCTCTTATTTACAAAGGAACCTAAATTCTACAAGCAAGAGCATCAATCATCAATTACTCACTGCAACTACTATATTACTCTCAGGAAAGCTCTTTCTTTAATTTACGTGTTCTTGTTCTTAGACTTAGCTAACTTTGTATCGAAAATAAGGCTTTGTATCTTTGACTGGACAGCGGATcaataatataacaactccctcTTTTCCTCTCTAATTATGAGCTTTCTGTTTACTGTTATTTTACTTCAATTCTTGCTACTAGTGCCCTTTTCCTTCTCGGTAGATTTTAGCATAAGACTTGAGCATCATCAAGAATGAATTTCTTGCTTTGGTAGAAAGATCAAAATTAGGAACTAGTTATTACTTGTAAGGATAAACTCTGCATACTAGCACTGATCTCACAAATTGGAACCTTCAAATACCAAGCAGTGAGCAAAAACCCTCCCCCAATACACCATATCATATACAAGGTTTGAAGAACCACGAACAACATTTCTTGCTAAGGTCCAACTCAAGAGTCTTAGGAGCCGGTTGGTCGTaagaattttttccttttttccaaaaaaatattatcaaagCATTGTTTGGTTGGAATGATGTTTCAGTAAACTTTTAATGATGAgtttttcaaacttgaaaaacaatggaaaaaagaaattcGCTCACAAAATCGCAACTTTTTCAAGTGAAATGCATGTTCAAAcataacttcaacttcaaaactccttttttttccaagtttcaACCAAAtctgtccaaacgcctacttaaacAATTGAAAAGTAGTATCAACTGAGGTGAATATTTCAAATACCGCGCACAAACTCCAACCCACCCCAAAATGAAACGAAAAGTACAAGTCTTTGAGCTTAATGAACCAGCACATTTTGCATATATTACAATTATTCCAGCTCAAACACCACAAATACCCAATCACATATCCTCTCTCCAAGACACCAAAAGTTACAACACATCAAACATTATGTACAATCATCACTGCATAAATGCAgagaaattcataaaatattccAGCTCAAGTACTAGAAGAGCCAATCACCAAAAAGTGGGGGAAAAGGTACAATACATTTAGCATTAGGTACAACCATCCTATTGCATAAAAAAGTACTCCCtacgtcccaatttaagtgtacTTAGCACAAAGTTTGATGAATAAAAAGCGACTTATAAATCTTGcggtcctaaattaaagatataaattaaatatatgaataatgtactaaaatattctttaaatctTGATCAaactcttaaatttttaagctaaaaaaaaatttggagattGAATTTTAGcttatttgaattgtcaattaaTTTAACTACTAATTTTTATATAGAAAATGATgcttataaactatttttacTAAGACCAAAAAGAAGAGTAAGAAACTTAACTTGTAACATGGGTGAAGAAATTAAATACCTTGCCAAGGAGGATTTCGTTAGTGTGGGGCCCATATATATCGGAAGTATCAAGAAAAGTGACACCAGAGTTGATGGCATGGTGGATCAGTTTGATCATGTCGGGTTCGGGTTTGGGTGGCCCATAAAAAGCAGACATACCCATACAACCAAGCCCTTGAGCAGACACTTCAACTCCCTGCGAGCCCAATTTGATTCTTCCCACTTTTGTTCCCTCTTTCGCCATTGTTGTCTTTCAACTTACTCTGCAAATATTTAGAGATAGACAGATATGCTACTATAATTGATCTTTGTGTGTCactgtacatatacataaattattTAGGCACCATGTGGAGTGGAGTTGTTGATTGAGTTGACAATGGGTGAGATGGAAGGATTACCTATTGGTGATCTTTTAAGTGTGAAATTAGCAGAGGTGACATGTACCACTTGAAAGTAAAATCTAAttaaatttggaattaaaaaaattagaatttaaaatatatttttttaattttttataaaatataaaaagacgTCAACTTAATCTAAAAAGTTCACCAACCCCTttctcctcctcccaccccacgccccccccccaatttttttttaaagaaaagttttgaattttttatttgctttttcaccagTCATCCCTCCTCGTCCCACTGCTCCCGGCCCCCCCTCCCCcactaaaaaaattttttgaatttttttaatttattttattttctttttcaccag
This portion of the Lycium ferocissimum isolate CSIRO_LF1 chromosome 1, AGI_CSIRO_Lferr_CH_V1, whole genome shotgun sequence genome encodes:
- the LOC132047398 gene encoding auxin-induced protein PCNT115-like isoform X1; its protein translation is MAKEGTKVGRIKLGSQGVEVSAQGLGCMGMSAFYGPPKPEPDMIKLIHHAINSGVTFLDTSDIYGPHTNEILLGKALKGGMRERVELATKFGISSEDGEREVRGEPAYVRAACEASLKRLDVDCIDLYYQHRIDTHVPIEVTVGELKKLVEEGKIKYIGLSEASASTIRRAHAVHPITAVQLEWSLCSRDVEEEIIPTCRELGIGIVAYSPLGGGFLSSGPELLEDLSNEDFQKGENLEHNRKLYKRICQMASKKGCSPSQLALAWVHHQGNDVCPIPGTTKIENLNQNIEALSIKLTSEDMEELESIASANVVQGDRYKDSETPPLSAWKAK
- the LOC132047398 gene encoding auxin-induced protein PCNT115-like isoform X2, producing the protein MAKEGTKVGRIKLGSQGVEVSAQGLGCMGMSAFYGPPKPEPDMIKLIHHAINSGVTFLDTSDIYGPHTNEILLGKALKGGMRERVELATKFGISSEDGEREVRGEPAYVRAACEASLKRLDVDCIDLYYQHRIDTHVPIEVTVGELKKLVEEGKIKYIGLSEASASTIRRAHAVHPITAVQLEWSLCSRDVEEEIIPTCSPLGGGFLSSGPELLEDLSNEDFQKGENLEHNRKLYKRICQMASKKGCSPSQLALAWVHHQGNDVCPIPGTTKIENLNQNIEALSIKLTSEDMEELESIASANVVQGDRYKDSETPPLSAWKAK